AATAGTAATCCAAGCTACCGAAAACCCGGCGGAGTGGCTGTTTAGTATCCGGGACAATGGCATAGGTATCAGGGAGGAGTATTTCGAAAAAATATTCGTCATTTTTCAACGGCTTCACAACAAAGAGAAATACAGCGGAACGGGAATAGGGCTGTCGATTGTGAAAAAAATCATTGAAAACCTGGGGGGCCGGATTTGGTTGGAATCTGAACCCGACCGGGGAAGTACTTTCTATTTTACCATACCAAAATAACACATCATGAAATACATACACGTTCTGTTGGCAGAAGATAATGAGGGTGATATCCTGCTGACCACCGAAGCTCTTGAAGAACATAACATGATCAATACCATCAGCGTAGTAAAAAATGGACAGGAAGCCCTCGATTTTGTCTTTCAAAAAGGGGCCTACCGGCATGTCAAGTTGCCGGACCTGATCCTTTTGGATATAAATCTGCCCTTAAAAAGCGGCCATGAAGTACTGCAGGTCATCAAATATGACCCTGTTGTAAAGCACATCCCGGTCATTGTGCTCTCTACTTCTTCGTCTGAAAAGGATATAAAAACAGCCTATGCTCATTATGCCAATTGCTATATTACCAAACCCGTCGATATAAACCAATTTATGGATGCCATTACCTGTATTGAACACTTTTGGCTGGACGTTGTAAGCTTATCCAAATAGAAACAGTATGCAAAAAGATGCTAAAGCATATCATATAATGGTGGTAGAAGATAATCCCGGCGATTATCTGTTGCTGGAAGATTACCTGAATGAACTTTTTATTGTCCCAACCCTGATCAAAGCCGAAAGCTTTAAAGAAACTCATGAAATTTTAACAAACAGTAAGGAGGTCATCGACGTGATCCTGCTGGATTTGTCCTTACATGACCGACAGGGGGAGGCATTGATACACGATGTAAAGGCCGTCTCAGGAAATACTCCGCTTATTATTCTTACCGGCTATTCTGACGAAAATTTTGCCATCAATTCGTTGTCAATCGGGGCAACCGATTACCTGCTTAAAGATGAACTCACCCCCACAACCCTCTACAAAAGTATTGTTTACAGCATTGAGCGAAACAGAATCCTGAGGAATTTAAAATATTCAGAACAACGCTACGCTGATCTTTTCCATTTCAGCCCCCAACCGATGTGGGTTTTTGATGTGGAAACCTTAAGATTTTTGGATGTCAATGAAGCGGCTATCTTATCTTATGGCTATTCGTATGAGGAGTTTCTTTCCATGACCATACGCGATATACGGCCTAAAGAGGATGTGCCTCTACTCCAACAGGCACTGATACAGCTGCAAAATGGGGGATTCTTTCGAGGAGAGTTCAGGCACAAAAAAAAGAACGGTGAGATCATTTATGTCGATCTGCGCAGCAGCAACATTATTTATAATGGCCGAGCGGCCAATATCATCCTGTCCAACGACGTCACCGCCAATAAAATATACTTAACCGCCATTGAACAGCAAAACGACACACTGAAAAATATTGCCTGGCTTCAATCGCATGTCGTAAGGGCACCGCTGGCAAGGATGATGGGGTTGGCGCACCTGCTCATTGATGATGAACTACCCGAAGCCGAATACCGGGAATACCTGAATGAGCTATTAAACTCAGCCAATGAGCTTGATACCATCATCAAAGATATTATTCGTAAAGCACAGGGAATTAATTTTAATATTGACAAAAATGACTAATGAACTACTTCTCATAGATGATGACAAATTTTTCATCATGATGGCAAAAAAGATGGTGGCGAAATGCGCCCTCCACCCGTCTCCGCTTACCTTCGAAAACGGGCGCTTAGCCTTGGACCACCTGAAAGAAGTATACAACACTGAAAACGTTTTTATCCTGCTGCTGGACATTAATATGCCGATCATGGATGGTTGGGGACTTTTGGAAGGATTGAAGGCATTTGCTTCTCCCGAAAATACCTTTGTCGTGATGGTCACCTCCTCCACGGATGAAGCCGACATCAAAAAAGCGCATCAAAGCCCGTTTGTCGTCGACTATTTAACCAAGCCGCTTATGAGCCACACCCTGAATCGTCTGAGAGATATACCCGCATTGCACCCTTTTTTTCTTCCGAAAAATTGACGCCTGTTGACGGGCAAAAGAACTACAGCGAACCCCGGCGAATCAGCCCAAAAGGATTTTTGATTCGGGCAGTGCTTCCCTCCAGGATCAGCATAGCGGCCGAGCGGCCCATTTCTTCGTGGTCGGTAGAAATAACTGTAATGCCATCGGCCAGCACTTCCTTGAGCGGCGTATCATTGAAGGCCATAACGCCTACGTCTTTGCCTAATTCCAGGCCCTGCACTTTTGCTTTTTTGACCAATTCGGCCAAATCCGAATCTTCCAATACCGCATAAGCACGGCCCTTGAGGTCATTTTCGGAAGAGGCACTTTCGATGGTTCTTCCTTTTTTATGAAAATGGGCACAAAAATTCCGAAACCCACGCACGATCTCCGGCGGATACTTCACATCTTTTGGAAACACGAGCACGAGTTCGTCGTATTTGTCAAGCAGATCCTGCCCGGATTCCAGTGCTCCGTAAAGATCATTGGTAAAATCCTGAAAGATACTGGAATGCGCTTCCGTCAATTCAGGAATCTCTTTATCAAGCAATACCAGTTCATTGGCGGGAATCTGACGCAAAGTATCAATCACCGACGCAATAGTAACATCGTTGTAAAAATGGGGCATAATGACGTACGAATGATACTGCCCCAAACTCTCCTTGATAATATCCCTGAAAATGCGCAAACTGCCGTGGTGGATATGCAGCGTAACGGTAGCGCGCTCGCCCAACGTAGCGACAAAAGACTCATAAATGGCTTTTTTGTACGCACTCAACTTATTCATGACCAACAACACCCGAATCTGTTTGGGCTTTTCGTTGAGAATATAGTAGCCCTTGCCCCGCACCGAATCAATAATGCCCAAGGCTTTGAGTTCTTTATAGGCTTTTTCGACAGTATCACGGGCTAAGTAATACTCTTCACTCAATTCATTAATTGAGGGCAATTGTTGGTGACGCTTTAAAGAACCCCTTTCAACTCCGTCGATGACTGACTTAACAATCTGCTTATACTTAGGGGTTTTAGCGTCGTGATTTAAGTGAAGGGAAAAAGACATACGCCGGTACTTTTTTCAAATTTAGCCTTTTTGTGCTTTCTTCAGCTTCTTTTGCTGCTGTTTTTTCTTGATTTCTTTCAGCGGATTTTTATGCAACTCCACCTTTTGGCCCAATAATTCACGAATAACGACTGAGGCACAAACACTTCCGAAGGTAGCCGGAATGTACGAGATCGTGCCGTAGGCCGACCGTTTAAAGTTATTCCCGTCGGTCAGCATGAGCGAATCTTTCTGTACTTTCTCCGTCGAGAATACCGCTTTTATGCCAGATACGATCCCGTATCTTTTGAGCCGCTTGCGCACATAATGCGCCAACATGCACTCATACGTATCAAACAGATCAGCTACTTTAAGCCGGGTCGGGTCGTATTTGCCGCCCGCGCCCATGGAGCTGATCAACGGATAGTTGTAATCCAGTGACGTTGACAAAAGGGTCAGTTTGGGCGTAATGCTGTCGATGCAGTCCATGACATAATCGTACGGCCCCGCTTCCATGATCTCGCGTACTTTTGCGGGCGTCAAAAACTCTTTCACCACCCGCAGCTTCAGTTCGGGATTAATCGCCAGCAGGCGCTCGGCCATGAGTTCGGCTTTGGACTGTCCGTGCGTAGTGGCAAGGGCGGGCAACTGACGATTTCGATTGGACGGGTCTACCACGTCACCATCCACGATGGTCATGGCACCCACGCCCGAGCGGGCAATAAACTCGGCGGCAAATGAACCTACGCCGCCCAATCCCACTACCAGCACGTGGGCCTTTTGAAGTTGGTTCAATCCTTCATCGCCCACCAACAGGTGCGTGCGCGAAAGCCATGACAGATCAGCCATTGTAAATCAGTGTAAAGAGTCGTATGTAAAGGGTTATGTATAACGGGTCAAACGGGAAGTGTTCATAAAAAAACGTCCCTGCTTCACCGGTTAAATACAGCGGCAAAGTTAGTCCAAATTTGGGTTTTTAACGCATCGACCGATATTTCCAGCGTGGCCGCCGCCGCTTCGTATATTTTTTCGATGGGCGTATCGTGATCGTCGTTTTCTAAGAAAAACCGGGTGAGAGGAAGGCATTTCACCACTTTTGCCGCGTTGGACTCAGGCCTGAGCAAGGGTGTTCCCAGGGAAAAGTAAAAATCATGCGCCATTAATTGCTGCGCGGTTTCCGGGTTATTATTAAAACCGTGAATAATGAGCAGAACGGTAGGTTTGGCCTTTTTCTTCCATTGCAATAATTCGTTAAAAGCCCGTACACAGTGAATAATGACCGGCTTTCGGAGTCTTTGTGCGAGTTGTACCTGAGCATCAAAAATTTCCAGTTGGGCAGCTAACGGAAGGGCGATGCCGCGGTCAAGGCCGCACTCACCAAGGGCGATCACGTTGGTATCAACGGCCATTTGCTCAACCGCCCCCAACTGTTGTTGCCAATGCTGTGCCTCAGCGTACCAAGGGTGAATTCCTGCCGAAAACCACTGCCCTTTTACTTCGTCAAATCGGCCGATGTCCTGAATGAGCAGGTTATAAATGCTCTTTTCGTCGGTATTCGGCGGAAAATTATGCGTATGAAAATTGAGAAATTGTGTCAACTTTGCGAAAATTTCAGCATCAGATCCAACTTAGTAAACCTCCTCCGCCATGAGCAACGTTACGTTTCAGTGCCTGCCTTTCGACAGCCTCAGCCTGCGCCGGCTTTATGATGTACTGGCCTTACGAATCGATGTGTTTATTGTGGAGCAAAACTGCCCTTTTCACGACGCCGACCGTAAGGATTTTGTGGCGCATCATTGCTTAGGCTACGATCAGGACGGCGATCTGGTGGCCTATACACGTCTTTTTGATGTCGACCTGTCGTTTGAAGGCTATACTTCCATTGGCCGCGTCGCCACTTCCCATAAAGTACGCGGGCAAGGAATCGGCCAACAGCTACTGGCTTTTTCGCTCCAACAATGCGAACAGCTCTACGGCCGACAACCCATCAAAATCGGTGCCCAAAAGTACCTTTTGAAGTTTTACGAATCCTTCGGTTTTCAATCCACGGGAGAAGATTACCTGGAAGACGGCATTCCTCACACCATTATGATCCGCGAAGTTTAGCGCAGATTATCCGTTTTTATATCTTCAAACTGCTCCACGTGTCCGAAAGCGTAATTCATTTTTTGGCGGTCAAACTCTTTTTCATTATTGGCGATCCAAATCGTCGCTACGCCGTTGCCGATAAAGTTGGTGATGGCGCGGGCTTCTGACATAAATCGGTCTACGCCCAGCAACAGCGCCAAACCCTCCACCGGAATCACCTTAATGGCCGACAGCGTACTGGCCAATACGATAAACCCGCTGCCCGTCACTCCCGCCGCACCTTTGGAGGTGACCATCAGAATACCGATGATGGTTAGAATCTGTCCTATGTCAAGGTGCACGTTGAATACCTGCGCCAGAAAAATCACGGCCATCGAAAGGTAAATGGTGGTGCCGTCCAGATTGAACGAATACCCCGCAGGGACGACCAGGCCCACCACGGATTTGGAACACCCCATCCGCTCCAGCTTTTCCATCAATGAAGGCAATCCCGCCTCCGACGACGACGTCCCCAGCACGATCAGCAATTCTTCCCGAATAAAACGCAAAAATTTGAAGATGCTGACCTTGTAATACCGCAGTATAAAATACAGCACCACAAACACAAACAGCGCCATGGTGATGTACACCGTCAGCATGAGTTTGCCGAGCGGCAAAAGGGTCTTGATCCCGTACTTACTGATGGTAAAAGCCATGCCGCCAAACGCTCCGATGGGTGCCAAAAGCATCACTTTGTGCAATCCCCAAAAGATCGTTTTTGAGATCGGGGTCAAAAATTCAATGAATTTATACCGTATCGAACGCCCGCTGATGACAATGCCGGAAACGATAGCCACCACGAGCACCTGAAGCGTCACATTGTCCCAAAAGAATTTCCACCAACTGAACGTATCGGCACTTTTGGTGTATTTGGAAATATCGCCCCCCTGAATGGCATCCGTAATGACGCCATCACCGGGCCGAATGATATTGGCCACGACCACCCCTACCACAAGGGCAATGGTGGTGACGACCTCGAAATACAGTAACGCCTTCGCTCCCACTTTCCCTA
Above is a window of Runella slithyformis DSM 19594 DNA encoding:
- a CDS encoding response regulator; the encoded protein is MKYIHVLLAEDNEGDILLTTEALEEHNMINTISVVKNGQEALDFVFQKGAYRHVKLPDLILLDINLPLKSGHEVLQVIKYDPVVKHIPVIVLSTSSSEKDIKTAYAHYANCYITKPVDINQFMDAITCIEHFWLDVVSLSK
- a CDS encoding response regulator — encoded protein: MQKDAKAYHIMVVEDNPGDYLLLEDYLNELFIVPTLIKAESFKETHEILTNSKEVIDVILLDLSLHDRQGEALIHDVKAVSGNTPLIILTGYSDENFAINSLSIGATDYLLKDELTPTTLYKSIVYSIERNRILRNLKYSEQRYADLFHFSPQPMWVFDVETLRFLDVNEAAILSYGYSYEEFLSMTIRDIRPKEDVPLLQQALIQLQNGGFFRGEFRHKKKNGEIIYVDLRSSNIIYNGRAANIILSNDVTANKIYLTAIEQQNDTLKNIAWLQSHVVRAPLARMMGLAHLLIDDELPEAEYREYLNELLNSANELDTIIKDIIRKAQGINFNIDKND
- a CDS encoding response regulator, whose translation is MTNELLLIDDDKFFIMMAKKMVAKCALHPSPLTFENGRLALDHLKEVYNTENVFILLLDINMPIMDGWGLLEGLKAFASPENTFVVMVTSSTDEADIKKAHQSPFVVDYLTKPLMSHTLNRLRDIPALHPFFLPKN
- a CDS encoding GntR family transcriptional regulator — encoded protein: MSFSLHLNHDAKTPKYKQIVKSVIDGVERGSLKRHQQLPSINELSEEYYLARDTVEKAYKELKALGIIDSVRGKGYYILNEKPKQIRVLLVMNKLSAYKKAIYESFVATLGERATVTLHIHHGSLRIFRDIIKESLGQYHSYVIMPHFYNDVTIASVIDTLRQIPANELVLLDKEIPELTEAHSSIFQDFTNDLYGALESGQDLLDKYDELVLVFPKDVKYPPEIVRGFRNFCAHFHKKGRTIESASSENDLKGRAYAVLEDSDLAELVKKAKVQGLELGKDVGVMAFNDTPLKEVLADGITVISTDHEEMGRSAAMLILEGSTARIKNPFGLIRRGSL
- a CDS encoding tRNA threonylcarbamoyladenosine dehydratase, yielding MADLSWLSRTHLLVGDEGLNQLQKAHVLVVGLGGVGSFAAEFIARSGVGAMTIVDGDVVDPSNRNRQLPALATTHGQSKAELMAERLLAINPELKLRVVKEFLTPAKVREIMEAGPYDYVMDCIDSITPKLTLLSTSLDYNYPLISSMGAGGKYDPTRLKVADLFDTYECMLAHYVRKRLKRYGIVSGIKAVFSTEKVQKDSLMLTDGNNFKRSAYGTISYIPATFGSVCASVVIRELLGQKVELHKNPLKEIKKKQQQKKLKKAQKG
- a CDS encoding TatD family hydrolase, producing the protein MTQFLNFHTHNFPPNTDEKSIYNLLIQDIGRFDEVKGQWFSAGIHPWYAEAQHWQQQLGAVEQMAVDTNVIALGECGLDRGIALPLAAQLEIFDAQVQLAQRLRKPVIIHCVRAFNELLQWKKKAKPTVLLIIHGFNNNPETAQQLMAHDFYFSLGTPLLRPESNAAKVVKCLPLTRFFLENDDHDTPIEKIYEAAAATLEISVDALKTQIWTNFAAVFNR
- a CDS encoding GNAT family N-acetyltransferase produces the protein MSNVTFQCLPFDSLSLRRLYDVLALRIDVFIVEQNCPFHDADRKDFVAHHCLGYDQDGDLVAYTRLFDVDLSFEGYTSIGRVATSHKVRGQGIGQQLLAFSLQQCEQLYGRQPIKIGAQKYLLKFYESFGFQSTGEDYLEDGIPHTIMIREV
- a CDS encoding cation:dicarboxylate symporter family transporter, which translates into the protein MQQTTPRSGLTKLFTNLTFWVLTAITLGVLLGHYYPSAALHPIMEKPIKFSLWISEFEIKTTFSEFLSSIFISIVKLFINPIIFVTITIGIISMGDLKKVGKVGAKALLYFEVVTTIALVVGVVVANIIRPGDGVITDAIQGGDISKYTKSADTFSWWKFFWDNVTLQVLVVAIVSGIVISGRSIRYKFIEFLTPISKTIFWGLHKVMLLAPIGAFGGMAFTISKYGIKTLLPLGKLMLTVYITMALFVFVVLYFILRYYKVSIFKFLRFIREELLIVLGTSSSEAGLPSLMEKLERMGCSKSVVGLVVPAGYSFNLDGTTIYLSMAVIFLAQVFNVHLDIGQILTIIGILMVTSKGAAGVTGSGFIVLASTLSAIKVIPVEGLALLLGVDRFMSEARAITNFIGNGVATIWIANNEKEFDRQKMNYAFGHVEQFEDIKTDNLR